TTCAGCATCGGAATAATAATTACGGTTAGTCCTGCGATGAAAGAACATTGTGATGCATCGGTATATTTTAATGCGGTCGTCTGTAATTGAATCCCTAAAAACATTGGAACGGCAAGTATAAAACCTGTTTTAATTGCTTCTCTATTGATGTCTTTAACGTATTTCCAAAAAACAATGCTCAATACCATTACAGCTAGCAGGAAACGATAAAATAAAAAAATGTTGAGCGAATAGTGGCCAATTGCCATTTTGGTAACGGAGTAAGAAACGCCCCAAAATGCAGTGCCAAGAATTAATAGAAACAATAAAAGCTGTCTTCTTTCCATTTTAATTCAATACTTTTTTCATCATTAAATCTGTTTGTTCGTCGTCTCCTAATCTGAAAATATGAGTATCAAACTGTATAAAACCATTTTTAGTATAAAAGCTTACTGCGCGAAAGTTTTTTTCCCAAACGCCCAGCCACATATACGAAGCTTTTATTTCTTCGGCAATTTCTTCTGCCTGAGCGTATAATGCTTGAGCGACTTTTTTGCCATGAAATTCCTTTGCTACATAAATACGTTCTATTTCTAAGGCGTTTAGATCTTCTTTTTCGGTTTGAGCCTCAGCTGTATTTAATTTTAGATAACCCACTACTTTTTCATCTAAAACAGCTAAATAGAAATAAGATGACGGATTGTCCAGTTCGGCAGCCAGTTTTTTTGTTGCGAAGCTTTCATCTAGATATTTTTTCATGTTTTCTTCGCTGTTTACATCAGTAAAAGTTTCAGAAAAGGTTTGTCTGCCAATTGATTGAAGCTTTAGAACGTCATCAGGTGTGGCTTTGGTTATTTTTAGCGTATTCATTTTTTATTTCTTTAATGCGTTAAAAGCGGTTTTTTATTTGTGATAAATGCGTAAATTGCATCAATGGATTTACAGCAAATTAAATATTTTCTAGCGTTATCACGCGAACTTCATTTCTGGAATACTGCCGGAAAAATGAATATCACGCAATCAGCGCTCAGTCGACAAATTCAATCTCTTGAGAATCAGCTTGGCGTGCAGCTTTTTGAACGTAACAAACGCAACGTTAAACTTACTGCTGCTGGCCAATTCTTAAAAGAAAAATGGGAGGTCGAATTGAGTAAACTAGAGTTTATTCATCAATCTGCCCGTCAGATTCAGTTGGGCGAGAGTGGAACTATTACCATTTCTCATCCCGATTCTATTTCGGCTTCTCTTATGCCCGATATTGTTTCACGTATTTCAGAAGCTTTTCCGAAACTTAAAATCAAACTGGTTCAGGTGTTATACGAGAATCAGCAGGATTTTCTGCGAAATTATAAAATTGATCTGGCCATTACCAGAGACATCAATAATGCTAAAGATATTCAATCTCAAAAGATATATACCGATAATCTTGCGGTTGTTGTTCCCGTAGACCATCCATATCAAACTCCAGAAGATTTGACCAAAGAAACGCTTGCTTCTCAAAAATTTATTTTGCCTACTAATGATGAAGGAAGCAGTTACAGCGATCTTATTCGAAGATTATTCAATTCTTTGGAGAATGCTCCGGAAGTTTATCTTCACTCTGAATTTGGTTCTTCTATTATTGCTTTGGTTCGAAAAGGACTCGGAATCGCGATTTTACCCGATTCGTATGTTTTGCATGAAATTCCCGGAATCCGATTTATCAAATTACCCATGGAAACCGATTTATATGTCAATTGGAGAACCGAAGATCATAATCCCGTACTGGCAAATGTTTTAAAATTGATTATTCCATAAACCTTATGCACGAAGCATTTGGATATGTGGAATTCCGTCTTCATCATAAACTTCGCCCTGTTCAGCAAATCCGAGCGATTGATAAAATTTCGATAAATGATACTGCGCACTGATTTTGATTGGAGCTTTCCCAAACTTTTCTTCACAGCCCGCTATAGAAGCTTCCATTAGTTTTTTTCCTAAACCCAATCCGCGATGTGTTCGGGCAATTACAACTCTTCCTATTGAAATCTCATTATAAGAAACTCCAGAAGGAAGTAAACGTGTCACGCCAGCCAATTTGTTATCAACATAATACAATAAATGAAAACCTTGTTGGTCTTTATTGTCTAAATCGAGATACGGGCAGTTTTGTTCGACAACAAAAACGTCACATCTCAAACGAAGCATATCGTATAGTTCGTGATTGGTTAATTCGTCAAAAGATTTAATAGAATGGCTGAATGTCATGTTTAATTTTATGCTTTATTTTTGACAAAGATAAAGCAGAGAATAATGTATTAAAATGCTATTTTTTTATCATGTGATGTTGAAAACGCATTAGTTCTTTTAAATTCCAAATTTTAAATCCCAAATTCCAAGCTGAAAACACAAAACTAAAGTGGAAACTTGGGGCTGTATTTTAAAGCTTTACGAACAGTTTGTGATTCCTCGTTCCTTGGAATGACAAGAGTGGGGTAATTCCTATGTGTTTAAAACAAAAAAACTTTGCCAAAGCTCGAGACTTTGACAAAGTTGAATATAATCGTAAAATATATTTTTAGTGAGAAACCGCTTTTAAACCAACGATAGAACCGACCAAAGTAGCTAAAAAGAATAATCTCCAGAAAGCTGCAGGTTCTTTAAAAACAAAGATTCCGACCAATACAGTTCCCACCGCTCCAATTCCAGTCCAGACAGCATAAGCAGTTCCCAGCGGTAGTGTTTCTGTAGCTTTCATTAGTAAAAGCATACTGATAGTTAGAGAAATAAAGAAACCAATATACCAATAGTACATTTCGGTTCCTGTTGTAGCTTTTGCTTTTCCAAGACATGACGCAAAGGCTACTTCAAATAGACCCGCAATGATTAAAATAATCCAGTTCATATAGTTAAAAATTTGTGATGCAAAGTTCTTTTATAGAAATCAGAAATAATTTAACAAATGATAAAAAATGAAGTTATTTTAATTCTGCACGTATTCTGCTTAAACTTACTTGTGTAATTCCTAAATAGGAAGCAATATGACCTAATTGCACTCTTTGCAATAATTCAGGATGATCTTTCATTAATTCCAAATAGCGTTCAGAAGCATTTTTAAATTGCTTAGAAATCAAGCGTTCTTCGGTTTTGATCAATTCTTTTTCAGCAAATTTTCGTCCCCAATTGGCTATGTGAACATCTTCGTTAAAGAGTTTTCTAAGATTTTCGGTTTTTAGCTCATACAATTCGCAGTCTTCCAAAAGTTCGATAGTCTCATATCCAGGCTGCTCTTCAACATAACTTTTCATCGAAAGCACAGTTTCGCCTTCTTTTCCAAACCAGAAAGTAACTTCATTATCCCTTTCTACATAAGCTCTTACTAATCCTTTCTTTATAAAATAAATATTGGATTCTACTTTGTTGGCTTTTAGCAAAATATGTCCTTTAGAAAATGCTATTTCTGTAACATTATTTTGCAGAGCCAGTTTAGACTGCGCGGGAAGTTGGTGTATGCGATCAAGAATTTTGGAGATATCCATTAATGGAATTTTAGAATTTGAGAATAAAGGTAAAAAGTAAACGGGAAACGAAAGATATTTTAATAAAAAAATCCCGTTTCAAAATAGAAACGGGACTTAAAAATAACCTCTGCGATGAGCTATTATAAACAGAAGCCATTTTTGACCAACATATAAACTAATTTATTCCTCCGCCTAAAGCCTTATAAAGCAATACTTGTGAGTTTGCATTTCGAAGTTGGATATCGACAAAGTCCAATTCGGCCTGCAATTTATTTTTTTGTGCATTGATGATTTCCAGATAATTGGCATAACCGCTCAAATACAAATCGTTTGATACATTTACAGCAATTTCAAGATGATCAATTTCGTTTAATTTATATTTTAAAACATCTTCATAAGCTTGATTTCTATGCAATAGAGCACTTAACTCGTTGAAAGCTGTCGTAACTGTATTTTGATATTGCAGAAATGAAATTTCCTGTCTTCTGTTCGAAACATAAAATTCCTGTTTAATCTGCCCTTTGTTGAAAACAGGAGCTGTTAATCCGCCCAATATCTGCCAAGCGAAAGAGCCAGCATCAAAAAAGGTATTGAACGAAAACGAATTGAAACCTGCATACCCGCCCAGATTTACAGTTGGGAAAAAAGCAGCACGAGCCGATTTGGCATCTGCATTACTTGCTAATAATTCGAAGTAAGCCTCAGATACATCTGGTCTTTTGTGAATGATAGAATCCACGCTTATTTTTTGGTTTAAAACCTCCAAATGCCCAGATAAGAAATCGCTGCTTCTTTCAATTTTTCCGCCATATTCGCCTAAAAGCGTTAATAGCGCTTTTTCGGTTTGATCAATGCTTAATTTTAATTCTGACGCTTCGGCGTGAATGTTATTGTTTTGTGCATTAAACTGCTGTACAGCCAATTCTGTCGCTTTTCCAACCGATCTTTGTGCTGAAACGATATCAAGCGCTTTTTCCTGCGTTTTCAAGTTGTTATCGTAAATCGCTGCTTGTTTGTCTAAAGCGATCAATTTGAAGTATAAGTCGGCAACATCTCCTAAAAGGCGTGTTTGCAACAAACGCATTCCTTGCTGAGAGGCAAAAAATCGCTGCTGAGCCGCTTTTTTTCGATTGCTTAATTTTCCCCAGATATCAGCTTCCCAAGAAACTTTGGCTCCTAAAAATAGGTTAGGGGTAAGATCTTCGTTGATTCTTTGTTTTTCGGAAATATTTTGAGAAAAATTGGTATCAAAGTTACCAACGCCGTCCATTGTATATTTTCCGTAATGTGTTCCAGAAGCATCTGCTACAAGATCTAAAGAGGGAAGAAGTGCCAGTTTTGCTACTTTTAAATGCGAATTGGCAATTAAAATTCTTTCCTGCATGATTAAATAATCAGGATTTTTGGTAACGGCTTTTTTTAGTAATTCCTCTAATTTAGGGTCTTTAAAAAACGTTTCTGTTTTTAACGGAATAAAATTCTCTGTTGGGGCTTCTTTTCTTTGTGCATCAAAATTCTCAGGCAGTTTCGCAGCGTCTAGTTTATTGCTGACTTTTGGTGCAGAACAAGCGGTCAAAAGTAAAATTCCAGTTATTACAACGGCACTTTTGGTTGTCCTTAGAAACTGCACATCCCCATTTTTATATTGATTTAATATCTCTTTCATTGTTTAAATTTATTTGTTCAATCTTTTTGGCTAAATTTTATACTATCACATAGTTCCAATCCCGAGACGGGATTATTTAAATAAAGTGAAACATCTCTATAATTTTTTAATTCCGATAGCGATCGGGAATGAATCTATGTGTTTAAAAATTATGCATTAAGATTTGCTCATTCGTTTTTCCAATTTTGCAAACAGGATGTAAAGCCCTGGAATAATTAAAAGACCAAATACAGTCCCAATTAACATTCCGCCCGCTGCGGCTGTACCAATCGAACGGTTACCAATTGCACCCGCACCAGAAGCGATACATAACGGAATTAATCCTGAAATAAAAGCAAAAGAAGTCATCAAAATCGGTCTAAAACGAAGTCTGGCTCCTTCAATTGCCGCTTCGACAATATCGCGCCCGAGTTTGTTCTGTGCCATCGCAAACTCTACAATCAGAATAGCATTCTTGGCGAGCAGACCAATCAGCATGACGAGTGCTACTTGGGCATAAATATTATTATCGAGTCCGACCATTACAAGTGCAATGTAAGAGCCAAAAACTCCAACAGGAAGACTTAACAATACTGGGAACGGAAGCAATAAACTTTCGTATTGTGCCGCAAGCAACAAGTATACAAATAGTATACAAAGCGCAAAAATGTAAATGGTTTGGTTTCCTGATAGAATTTCTTCACGTGTCATACCTGACCATTCCAATTCAAATCGGCTTGGGAGCTTTTCAGCAGCAATTTTTTCAACAGCAGCAATGGCATCTC
The Flavobacterium humidisoli DNA segment above includes these coding regions:
- a CDS encoding GNAT family N-acetyltransferase; this encodes MNTLKITKATPDDVLKLQSIGRQTFSETFTDVNSEENMKKYLDESFATKKLAAELDNPSSYFYLAVLDEKVVGYLKLNTAEAQTEKEDLNALEIERIYVAKEFHGKKVAQALYAQAEEIAEEIKASYMWLGVWEKNFRAVSFYTKNGFIQFDTHIFRLGDDEQTDLMMKKVLN
- a CDS encoding DMT family transporter, giving the protein MNWIILIIAGLFEVAFASCLGKAKATTGTEMYYWYIGFFISLTISMLLLMKATETLPLGTAYAVWTGIGAVGTVLVGIFVFKEPAAFWRLFFLATLVGSIVGLKAVSH
- a CDS encoding Crp/Fnr family transcriptional regulator — translated: MDISKILDRIHQLPAQSKLALQNNVTEIAFSKGHILLKANKVESNIYFIKKGLVRAYVERDNEVTFWFGKEGETVLSMKSYVEEQPGYETIELLEDCELYELKTENLRKLFNEDVHIANWGRKFAEKELIKTEERLISKQFKNASERYLELMKDHPELLQRVQLGHIASYLGITQVSLSRIRAELK
- a CDS encoding LysR family transcriptional regulator, with translation MDLQQIKYFLALSRELHFWNTAGKMNITQSALSRQIQSLENQLGVQLFERNKRNVKLTAAGQFLKEKWEVELSKLEFIHQSARQIQLGESGTITISHPDSISASLMPDIVSRISEAFPKLKIKLVQVLYENQQDFLRNYKIDLAITRDINNAKDIQSQKIYTDNLAVVVPVDHPYQTPEDLTKETLASQKFILPTNDEGSSYSDLIRRLFNSLENAPEVYLHSEFGSSIIALVRKGLGIAILPDSYVLHEIPGIRFIKLPMETDLYVNWRTEDHNPVLANVLKLIIP
- a CDS encoding GNAT family N-acetyltransferase is translated as MTFSHSIKSFDELTNHELYDMLRLRCDVFVVEQNCPYLDLDNKDQQGFHLLYYVDNKLAGVTRLLPSGVSYNEISIGRVVIARTHRGLGLGKKLMEASIAGCEEKFGKAPIKISAQYHLSKFYQSLGFAEQGEVYDEDGIPHIQMLRA
- a CDS encoding TolC family protein; its protein translation is MKEILNQYKNGDVQFLRTTKSAVVITGILLLTACSAPKVSNKLDAAKLPENFDAQRKEAPTENFIPLKTETFFKDPKLEELLKKAVTKNPDYLIMQERILIANSHLKVAKLALLPSLDLVADASGTHYGKYTMDGVGNFDTNFSQNISEKQRINEDLTPNLFLGAKVSWEADIWGKLSNRKKAAQQRFFASQQGMRLLQTRLLGDVADLYFKLIALDKQAAIYDNNLKTQEKALDIVSAQRSVGKATELAVQQFNAQNNNIHAEASELKLSIDQTEKALLTLLGEYGGKIERSSDFLSGHLEVLNQKISVDSIIHKRPDVSEAYFELLASNADAKSARAAFFPTVNLGGYAGFNSFSFNTFFDAGSFAWQILGGLTAPVFNKGQIKQEFYVSNRRQEISFLQYQNTVTTAFNELSALLHRNQAYEDVLKYKLNEIDHLEIAVNVSNDLYLSGYANYLEIINAQKNKLQAELDFVDIQLRNANSQVLLYKALGGGIN